A window from Drosophila yakuba strain Tai18E2 chromosome 3L, Prin_Dyak_Tai18E2_2.1, whole genome shotgun sequence encodes these proteins:
- the LOC6534803 gene encoding toll-like receptor 13 — protein sequence MSPKSILDVIVLLCLLLGNIKDISSEYSIQDGLIIEPDSATTSSEEAEEFSQERTDLKSLMLKYESDDGNSCLLDMIKDEVIWWLFPNGTLKEGTKKYANKMYLDLSHGNINEDTDLLREAKLARKFVIWRTEVFSAAFNTLTAAPFRTLYSMRDSLKLLSLRGNNFAELIPDAEAFARFVNESRLEASNNVPHHCDLLLLHNTTDLYDRECFLYFQNNTNKAHSVTASTNYTNYIKVLKDRFDQHGSSSQSIAWATFPKMPRLVELDISNCSIEYVSKEAFQNVSNLRRIFMSDNKIMTISHDTFYYVQGVQYLDLSFTNFLTYSYQLQLPTLEMALSLIYGLKIQQNVFKYLPELIYLDLSHSKMTRNSAVAFAHLGDKLKFLSLCYTAIPMVSSTIFKNTVLEGLDLSGNPYLSYNIIDDAFNGIAGTLKYLYFERSNIKDLEWSKSLKKLQVLGLAGNNINALTPAMFQSLESLEILDLSSNHVGNWYRSAFHNNSALRVLNLRSNTINMLSNEMLKDFERLDYLSLGDNDFICDCHLRAVVEVAAGNNKDADCSYKLLNYSQNAVGEEVISLAESLIIDRKLWQSRYIPWLQRSYSNIRDFNRANHIFRLRFSSEDYMMAKCSVAQPYHLENPAGDLTLKFQLLDYEASQYYCFNNTDQLQVDELNCQIRSMSDLTEDLHRVTNTVIAVVGSIVGACVLGFIIYLKRWHIHYYYSSLKSAALLSSASKESVDNFTHISQRDPSAVYDIFISYCQNDRSWVLNELLPNVEETGDVSICLHERDFQIGVTILDNIISCMDRSYSLMLIISSKFLLSHWCQFEMYLAQHRIFEVSKEHLILVFLEDIPRRKRPKTLQYLMDVKTYIKWPTAKEDRKLFWKRLRRSLDVIGISSREMNV from the exons ATGTCTCCAAAAAGCATTCTGGATGTGATCGTATTATTATGCCTGCTCCTCGGAAACATAAAGGATATATCCTCCGAGTATTCGATCCAGGACGGGCTGATAATAGAACCAGACTCAGCCACAACATCAAGTGAAGAGGCCGAAGAGTTCAGCCAGGAGAGAACTGACCTCAAGTCCCTCATGTTGAAATACGAGTCGGATGACGGCAACAGTTGTCTCTTGGACATGATCAAGGACGAGGTGATATGGTGGCTCTTTCCCAACGGCACCCTCAAGGAGGGCACCAAAAAATACG CGaacaaaatgtatttggaTCTATCCCACGGCAACATAAATGAGGACACTGACTTGTTGCGTGAGGCGAAACTAGCGAGGAAGTTTGTCATTTGGAGGACAGAAGTCTTTTCGGCCGCCTTTAATACGTTGACTGCAGCTCCGTTCAGGACCCTCTACTCCATGAGGGATTCCCTAAAGCTTTTATCGCTGCGAGGGAACAATTTCGCTGAACTGATTCCAGATGCCGAAG CCTTTGCTCGATTTGTAAACGAGTCCCGCTTGGAGGCTAGTAACAATGTACCACACCATTGCGATCTACTACTTCTACACAATACCACCGATCTGTATGATCGGGAGTGCTTTCTTTACTTTcaaaacaacacaaacaagGCACACTCAGTCACAGCCAGTACAAACTATACGAACTATATTAAGGTCTTGAAAGATCGGTTCGATCAGCACGGAAGTTCAT CTCAATCTATAGCCTGGGCCACTTTCCCTAAGATGCCCCGACTGGTGGAGCTGGACATCAGCAACTGCAGCATCGAGTACGTGAGCAAGGAGGCTTTCCAGAACGTCAGTAATCTGCGCCGGATCTTCATGTCGGACAACAAGATCATGACGATAAGTCACGACACATTCTACTACGTCCAGGGAGTGCAGTATCTAGACCTGTCATTCACCAACTTCCTGACCTACAGCTACCAACTGCAGTTGCCCACTCTGGAAATGGCCTTAAGTCTGATATACGGCCTAAAGATCCAGCAGAATGTGTTCAAGTATTTGCCGGAACTGATTTACCTGGACCTCTCCCACTCGAAGATGACCAGGAATAGTGCGGTGGCTTTTGCTCATCTGGGGGATAAGCTGAAGTTCCTCAGTCTGTGCTACACCGCCATTCCCATGGTGAGCAGTACCATCTTCAAGAATACGGTGCTAGAGGGTCTCGACTTGTCCGGAAATCCCTACCTATCCTACAACATCATCGACGATGCCTTCAATGGCATTGCTGGCAcactaaaatatttgtacttCGAGCGATCAAATATTAAGGATTTGGAGTGGTCCAAGTCGCTGAAGAAGCTACAGGTGTTGGGTCTCGCGGGCAACAACATTAACGCTCTTACTCCGGCCATGTTTCAGTCTCTGGAGTCCTTGGAGATCCTCGACTTGAGCTCGAACCATGTGGGCAACTGGTACCGCAGTGCCTTCCACAACAACTCCGCCCTGAGGGTTTTGAACCTGAGGAGCAACACCATCAACATGCTGTCCAACGAGATGCTGAAGGACTTCGAGCGATTGGATTACCTTAGCCTGGGGGACAACGACTTCATTTGTGACTGCCATTTGAGAGCGGTGGTGGAGGTGGCGGCTGGCAACAATAAAGACGCAGATTGCTCCTATAAGCTACTAAACTATAGTCAAAATGCTGTAGGTGAGGAAGTAATATCTCTGGCGGAATCGCTGATTATAGATCGCAAGCTGTGGCAGAGTCGCTATATTCCCTGGCTGCAGAGGAGTTACTCCAACATAAGGGATTTCAATCGAGCGAATCATATATTCAGACTGCGCTTCTCCTCCGAGGATTACATGATGGCCAAGTGCTCCGTGGCCCAGCCCTATCACTTAGAGAACCCTGCCGGAGATCTTACCCTGAAGTTTCAGTTGCTAGACTACGAGGCCAGCCAGTACTACTGCTTCAACAACACCGATCAGCTCCAGGTGGATGAGCTCAACTGCCAGATCAGGTCGATGAGTGACCTCACCGAGGACTTGCACCGCGTTACGAACACAGTGATCGCGGTCGTGGGCAGTATAGTTGGCGCTTGCGTCCTGGGATTTATAATTTATCTGAAGCGCTGGCACATCCACTACTATTACTCTTCCCTCAAGTCCGCTGCCCTGTTGTCCAGCGCCTCAAAGGAGTCGGTGGATAACTTCACCCACATATCCCAGAGAGATCCCAGTGCCGTCTACGATATCTTCATCAGCTATTGCCAAAATGATCGTTCCTGGGTGCTCAATGAACTGCTGCCGAACGTGGAGGAAACAGGGGATGTGTCCATTTGTCTGCATGAACGAGATTTTCAG ATTGGAGTAACCATCCTGGACAACATCATCTCCTGCATGGACCGCTCTTATTCCCTAATGCTGATCATATCCTCCAAGTTCTTGTTAAGTCATTGGTGTCAATTTGAAATGTATTTGGCGCAGCATCG AATCTTTGAGGTCAGCAAGGAGCACTTGATCCTGGTTTTCCTAGAGGATATTCCACGAAGAAAGCGACCCAAGACTTTGCAATACCTAATGGATGTGAAAACGTATATAAAGTGGCCGACGGCCAAGGAGGATCGGAAGCTGTTTTGGAAACGTTTGAGGAGGTCCCTGGACGTCATAGGGATCAGTTCCAGAGAGATGAATGtttag
- the LOC6539734 gene encoding DNA primase large subunit — protein MEFGLKKRARHEVKVEVDSLETKYPHNVLLYHYPPTEDVHIDEFEELALERLRLLRILDRASTRHPRLLSDEWKENVSADLTREGLRSYLRLCSPGGSTKHEADIQTRRRDYLSHFILRLAYCRSEDLARWFVAREMELFRYKFAALSSAEVKQFLEANGFEIHPLTEAQKDEVKDGLYESTAGQSVAKIELLDFYKVPFTQVLDLVRGRRCYLKAGFAYVNTHDLVSLVGTKQQDEIEQGLQAAKTMVEDVEADERISRTLKALHNSYTGRDYTVCRDAAIPIESLDQLSKTSMPLCMRMCHEHIRAQHHIKHNGRMQYGLFMKGIGVTLEDSLRFWREEFTKKMDADKFARGYEYNIYHNYGKKGSMVNYTPYSCAKIIKDATGPGDCHGCPYKFMDQGSLKSKLSSYGLSASAVDEVMFFVSRGHYQIACGKYFQLTHNSSVEPTINHPNNYFEESQITMGNRQKRTNGPALPKARIRPDIKGHGDRSMLMGEDDDELWRIAETQERIMQSQKDISEAFNDDLDLTQIDY, from the coding sequence ATGGAATTTGGTTTGAAAAAACGCGCGAGACATGAGGTCAAGGTGGAGGTGGACAGCTTGGAGACCAAGTATCCGCATAACGTCCTGCTGTACCACTATCCGCCGACGGAGGACGTGCACATCGACGAATTTGAGGAGTTGGCTCTGGAGCGCTTGCGCCTTCTCCGCATCTTGGATCGCGCAAGCACCCGGCATCCTCGCCTGCTCTCAGATGAATGGAAGGAAAACGTGAGTGCGGATCTAACCCGCGAAGGACTGCGCAGCTATCTAAGGCTATGCTCCCCCGGTGGAAGCACCAAGCACGAGGCAGACATCCAGACCCGCAGGCGGGACTATCTTTCGCACTTCATCCTGCGGCTGGCCTACTGTCGCTCGGAGGACCTGGCGCGCTGGTTTGTGGCCCGCGAAATGGAGCTTTTCCGGTACAAATTCGCCGCACTTAGCAGCGCCGAGGTAAAGCAGTTTCTTGAGGCCAACGGCTTCGAGATTCATCCCCTCACCGAGGCCCAGAAGGACGAAGTCAAGGACGGCCTGTACGAGAGCACGGCGGGCCAGAGTGTTGCTAAGATCGAGCTGTTAGACTTCTACAAGGTGCCCTTCACCCAGGTGCTGGATCTGGTGCGAGGACGTCGCTGCTACTTAAAGGCTGGCTTCGCCTATGTAAACACCCACGACCTGGTGTCCCTAGTGGGCACCAAGCAGCAGGACGAGATCGAGCAGGGCCTGCAGGCTGCTAAGACTATGGTGGAGGATGTAGAAGCCGACGAGCGCATCTCCCGCACGCTTAAAGCTCTACATAACTCTTATACCGGCAGGGATTACACCGTATGTCGGGATGCAGCGATTCCCATCGAGTCCCTCGATCAGCTCTCCAAGACCTCCATGCCTTTGTGCATGCGTATGTGCCACGAGCACATTCGCGCCCAGCATCACATAAAACATAACGGCCGAATGCAATACGGCCTGTTTATGAAAGGAATTGGTGTGACGCTGGAGGATTCACTGCGCTTCTGGCGCGAAGAGTTTACCAAAAAAATGGATGCGGATAAGTTCGCACGGGGCTACGAGTACAATATTTACCATAACTACGGAAAGAAGGGTTCAATGGTCAACTACACACCCTACTCGTGCGCCAAGATCATAAAGGATGCGACGGGGCCGGGCGATTGCCACGGTTGTCCGTATAAGTTCATGGACCAGGGATCGTTGAAATCCAAGCTGTCTTCTTATGGTCTGTCAGCCAGCGCCGTCGATGAGGTGATGTTCTTTGTGTCCCGCGGGCACTATCAAATCGCATGTGGAAAGTACTTCCAACTTACCCACAATTCATCCGTCGAGCCGACCATCAATCACCCCAACAACTACTTCGAGGAGAGCCAGATAACAATGGGCAACCGACAGAAGCGCACCAATGGTCCTGCTCTCCCTAAGGCCAGAATCCGTCCGGATATCAAGGGCCATGGGGATCGGTCCATGCTGATGGGCGAGGATGACGATGAGTTGTGGCGAATTGCGGAAACCCAAGAGCGCATCATGCAGAGCCAAAAGGACATATCAGAGGCCTTTAATGATGATCTAGATCTTACGCAAATCGATTACTAA
- the LOC6534805 gene encoding phospholipase A1 isoform X1, whose amino-acid sequence MRILCVIVILLRLGALRDIAADQEGRSTGSWWDAVPRLLTDIATIKANILTAAPLELASNVMDAVCSSTLFMDRIPPQITPDIRKMHFQYMTPCQNYSVPLLEASKLWKHSRFSKGRKVVVLATGWTNTVNESSAISMISKAFMCRGDVNFVIVDAADYVDTFYSWSALNTDLIGEHIGVGLTHLIELTPLRNIHLIGGFIKEYLVSINSGSDFFVGHSLGAHIMGTAGRTFKKLTGKLIPRITGLDPAKPCFRRENVLPGLTRGDAKLVDIIHTNIGILAKRGPLGDVDFYPGGAHPIQPGCLTIGCSHTRAVEYFAESAYPHQEKNFMGNKCASWDKLRKRDCSAGIVSPMGYKMNPQARGMYYVDVNGWPPYGRNSRDTIDHRLKTCYLCQK is encoded by the exons ATGCGGATTCTGTGTGTTATTGTTATCCTCCTGCGACTCGGAGCATTGCGAGATATAGCTGCAGATCAAGAGGGCAGGTCGACGGGAAGTTGGTGGGACGCAGTGCCCCGACTTTTGACTGACATCGCTACCATTAAGGCGAACATACTCACAGCTGCTCCACTTGAATTGGCCTCCAACGTAATGGATGCTGTGT GTTCTTCCACCCTTTTTATGGACAGAATCCCTCCGCAAATCACTCCGGACATTAGGAAGATGCATTTTCAGTACATGACGCCCTGCCAGAACTACAGTGTTCCTCTGCTGGAGGCCTCGAAGTTGTGGAAGCATTCTAGGTTCAGCAAAGGACGTAAGGTGGTAGTTCTGGCCACCGGATGGACCAACACCGTAAACGAATCCTCGGCCATTTCAATGATCTCCAAGGCATTCATGTGTCGTGGCGATGTGAATTTTGTG ATTGTAGATGCAGCTGACTATGTGGACACCTTCTACTCTTGGTCGGCGCTAAACACGGATTTAATTGGCGAGCATATTGGAGTTGGTCTGACCCACCTTATAGAGCTGACCCCACTTCGAAATATCCACTTGATTGGTGGGTTCATAAAAGAATACCTAGTTTCTATAAATTCTGGTTCCGATTTCTTTGTAGGACATTCACTTGGAGCTCACATTATGGGCACAGCTGGTCGGACTTTTAAGAAACTTACGGGAAAACTTATCCCCAGGATAACTGGCTTGGATCCGGCCAAGCCGTGTTTCAGGCGGGAAAATGTCCTGCCAGGACTGACGCGTGGAGATGCCAAGCTGGTGGACATAATCCACACTAACATTGGTATTTTGGCCAAGCGTGGACCCCTTGGGGATGTGGACTTCTATCCCGGCGGAGCACATCCCATCCAGCCGGGCTGCCTAACCATCGGGTGCTCCCATACCAGAGCGGTTGAGTATTTCGCCGAGAGCGCATATCCACACCAGGAGAAAAACTTCATGGGCAACAAGTGCGCTTCTTGGGATAAGCTCAGAAAACGGGATTGTTCTGCTGGCATAGTTTCTCCGATGGGCTATAAAATGAATCCGCAAGCCAGGGGCATGTACTACGTAGATGTTAATGGTTGGCCCCCTTACGGCCGAAACTCAAGGGATACTATTGATCATAGATTAAAAACGTGCTATCTGTGCCAAAAGTAA
- the LOC6534805 gene encoding vitellogenin-1 isoform X2, translating into MRILCVIVILLRLGALRDIAADQEGRSTGSWWDAVPRLLTDIATIKANILTAAPLELASNVMDAVCSSTLFMDRIPPQITPDIRKMHFQYMTPCQNYSVPLLEASKLWKHSRFSKGRKVVVLATGWTNTVNESSAISMISKAFMCRGDVNFVIVDAADYVDTFYSWSALNTDLIGEHIGVGLTHLIELTPLRNIHLIGHSLGAHIMGTAGRTFKKLTGKLIPRITGLDPAKPCFRRENVLPGLTRGDAKLVDIIHTNIGILAKRGPLGDVDFYPGGAHPIQPGCLTIGCSHTRAVEYFAESAYPHQEKNFMGNKCASWDKLRKRDCSAGIVSPMGYKMNPQARGMYYVDVNGWPPYGRNSRDTIDHRLKTCYLCQK; encoded by the exons ATGCGGATTCTGTGTGTTATTGTTATCCTCCTGCGACTCGGAGCATTGCGAGATATAGCTGCAGATCAAGAGGGCAGGTCGACGGGAAGTTGGTGGGACGCAGTGCCCCGACTTTTGACTGACATCGCTACCATTAAGGCGAACATACTCACAGCTGCTCCACTTGAATTGGCCTCCAACGTAATGGATGCTGTGT GTTCTTCCACCCTTTTTATGGACAGAATCCCTCCGCAAATCACTCCGGACATTAGGAAGATGCATTTTCAGTACATGACGCCCTGCCAGAACTACAGTGTTCCTCTGCTGGAGGCCTCGAAGTTGTGGAAGCATTCTAGGTTCAGCAAAGGACGTAAGGTGGTAGTTCTGGCCACCGGATGGACCAACACCGTAAACGAATCCTCGGCCATTTCAATGATCTCCAAGGCATTCATGTGTCGTGGCGATGTGAATTTTGTG ATTGTAGATGCAGCTGACTATGTGGACACCTTCTACTCTTGGTCGGCGCTAAACACGGATTTAATTGGCGAGCATATTGGAGTTGGTCTGACCCACCTTATAGAGCTGACCCCACTTCGAAATATCCACTTGATTG GACATTCACTTGGAGCTCACATTATGGGCACAGCTGGTCGGACTTTTAAGAAACTTACGGGAAAACTTATCCCCAGGATAACTGGCTTGGATCCGGCCAAGCCGTGTTTCAGGCGGGAAAATGTCCTGCCAGGACTGACGCGTGGAGATGCCAAGCTGGTGGACATAATCCACACTAACATTGGTATTTTGGCCAAGCGTGGACCCCTTGGGGATGTGGACTTCTATCCCGGCGGAGCACATCCCATCCAGCCGGGCTGCCTAACCATCGGGTGCTCCCATACCAGAGCGGTTGAGTATTTCGCCGAGAGCGCATATCCACACCAGGAGAAAAACTTCATGGGCAACAAGTGCGCTTCTTGGGATAAGCTCAGAAAACGGGATTGTTCTGCTGGCATAGTTTCTCCGATGGGCTATAAAATGAATCCGCAAGCCAGGGGCATGTACTACGTAGATGTTAATGGTTGGCCCCCTTACGGCCGAAACTCAAGGGATACTATTGATCATAGATTAAAAACGTGCTATCTGTGCCAAAAGTAA
- the LOC6534806 gene encoding DNA/RNA-binding protein KIN17, whose product MGRAEVGTPKYLANKMKSKGLQKLRWYCQMCEKQCRDENGFKCHTMSESHQRQLLLFADNPGKFLHSFSKEFSDGYMELLRRRFGTKRTSANKIYQEYIAHKEHIHMNATRWLTLSDYVKWLGRTGQVVADETEKGWFVTYIDRSPEAMERQAKADRKEKMEKDDEERMADFIEQQIKKAKAKDGEDDEGQEKFTELKREENEPLKLDIRLEKKFQPDTVLGKSALSKRPASEVEEKVFKKPKSVAGDSQTRSVLDEIIKQEESKKERANRKDYWLHKNIVVKFISKSMGDKFFKQKAVVQDVIDKYQAKIKFLDTGEKLKVDQAHLETVIPALDKPVMVVNGAYRGSEALLRKLDERKYSVSVEILHGPLKGRIVDNVQYEDISKLYGA is encoded by the exons ATGGGTCGCGCCGAGGTGGGTACGCCCAAGTACCTGGCCAACAAGATGAAGTCGAAGGGCCTGCAGAAGCTGCGCTGGTACTGCCAGATGTGCGAGAAGCAGTGCCGAGATGAAAACGGCTTCAAGTGCCACACGATGAGCGAGTCCCACCAGCGCCAGTTGCTCCTCTTTGCGGATAATCCTGGCAAGTTCCTGCACAGCTTCAGCAAGGAGTTTTCCGACGGCTACATGGAGCTGCTGCGCCGGCGGTTTGGCACGAAGCGAACCAGTGCCAACAAGATCTACCAGGAGTACATTGCTCACAAGGAGCACATCCACATGAACGCCACGCGGTGGCTCACCCTGTCCGACTATGTGAAGTGGCTTGGCCGGACTGGCCAAGTGGTAGCGGATGAGACGGAGAAGGGCTGGTTCGTCACCTACATAGATCGCAGTCCAGAGGCCATGGAACGCCAGGCGAAGGCTGATCGCAAGGAGAAGATGGAGAAGGACGATGAGGAGCGCATGGCCGACTTCATTGAGCAGCAGATTAAAAAAGCCAAGGCGAAAGACGGCGAGGACGACGAAGGACAAGAGAAGTTCACCGAGCTAAAGCGCGAAGAGAACGAACCACTTAAGCTTGATATTCGCCTTGAGAAAAAGTTCCAGCCTGACACTGTGCTAGGGAAATCCGCTCTAAGCAAGCGACCAGCCTCTGAAGTTGAGGAAAAAGTGttcaaaaaaccaaaatccgTGGCTGGAGACAGCCAAACCCGGTCAGTGCTGGACGAGATTATCAAGCAGGAGGAAAGCAAAAAGGAGCGTGCAAATCGCAAGGACTACTGGCTGCACAAGAATATTGTGGTTAAATTTATTTCGAAATCCATGGGCGACAAGTTCTTCAAACAAAAAGCGGTTGTCCAAGACGTAATAGACAAATATCAAGCCAAAATCAAGTTCTTGGACACTGGGGAAAAGCTAAAAGTGGATCAA GCCCATTTGGAGACGGTAATCCCCGCTTTGGACAAACCTGTTATGGTGGTTAATGGCGCTTATCGCGGATCCGAGGCTCTGCTAAGGAAACTGGACGAGCGTAAATATTCAGTCAGCGTGGAGATATTGCACGGTCCCCTTAAAGGCAGAATTGTAGACAACGTGCAATACGAAGATATATCAAAACTGTATGGCGCTTAG
- the LOC6534807 gene encoding cysteine sulfinic acid decarboxylase, with the protein MAESVDRTETVEQIRDGLMEDWNILENVFHLLQEEDTFCVDPQKWGKQKIVPFLQPDRLKELINLKVRETENCSLAEIEELCRQVIHYSVKTSHGRFHNQLFGQLDPFGLAGALITEAMNGSTYTYEVAPVFSLIETEVISTICKLAGYKEGDGIFAPGGSTSNMYGMVLARYKIAPEVKTSGMFGMRPLVLFTSDESHYSFVKAANWLGLGSDNCVSVRTNERGQMLLDDLEAKIAESKARGGQPFFVNCTAGTTVLGAFDDINGAADVAERHGLWLHVDACLGGASLLSTKNRSLIAGLERANSFSWNPHKTVGAPLQCSLFLTRESGRLLEKCNSTEVNYLFQQDKFYDVSYDTGNKSVQCGRKIDAFKFWLMLKARGYGKYGLMVDHAIQTARLLEGKLRQRGDRFRLVLQEHEYSNVCFWFIPKSMRVSSQEETPEWWNRLYTVAPKIKEQMAHSGTLMIGYSPLKAKNLGNFFRMVFTCFPILKSEELDFILDEIERLGEKIVL; encoded by the exons ATGGCTGAATCAGTGGATCGAACAGAGACTGTGGAGCAGATTCGCGATGGCCTCATGGAGGACTGGAATATCCTGGAGAACGTattccacctgctccaggagGAGGACACCTTCTGCGTGGATCCCCAGAAATGGGGTAAGCAGAAGATAGTCCCCTTTTTGCAGCCAGACAGACTAAAG GAACTGATTAATCTGAAGGTTCGGGAGACGGAAAACTGCTCGCTCGCCGAGATCGAGGAGCTGTGCCGGCAGGTGATCCATTACTCCGTGAAAACCTCGCACGGGCGCTTCCACAATCAGCTCTTCGGGCAGCTGGACCCGTTTGGATTGGCAGGAGCCCTGATCACCGAGGCCATGAACGGCAGCAC ATACACCTACGAAGTTGCACCCGTGTTTAGCCTGATTGAAACTGAAGTCATCTCGACCATCTGCAAGTTGGCAGGATACAAGGAAGGCGATGGCATCTTTGCGCCCGGAGGCTCCACCTCCAACATGTACGGAATGGTTCTGGCCCGCTACAAGATCGCTCCTGAGGTAAAGACATCTGGAATGTTTGGGATGCGACCATTGGTGCTCTTTACCTCCGACGAATCGCACTATAGCTTCGTGAAGGCGGCCAACTGGCTGGGATTGGGCAGCGATAACTGTGTGTCTGTGAGGACCAATGAGCGGGGTCAGATGCTACTGGACGACCTGGAGGCGAAGATCGCAGAGTCAAAGGCCCGAGGTGGACAACCGTTTTTTGTCAACTGTACTGCGGGCACCACTGTACTGGGTGCTTTTGATGATATCAATGGTGCAGCGGATGTGGCGGAACGACATGGTCTGTGGCTTCACGTGGACGCCTGTTTGGGAGGGGCTTCACTGCTCTCCACCAAGAACCGATCGCTAATTGCCGGCCTCGAGCGGGCGAACTCTTTTTCGTGGAATCCGCACAAAACCGTCGGTGCTCCGTTGCAGTGTTCGCTGTTCTTAACCAGGGAATCTGGCCGTTTGCTGGAAAAGTGCAACAGCACCGAGGTGAACTACTTGTTCCAGCAGGATAAGTTTTATGATGTGTCCTACGATACGGGAAACAAGAGTGTCCAGTGCGGCCGGAAGATCGACGCCTTCAAGTTCTGGCTAATGCTTAAAGCTCGAGGATATGGAAAGTATGGACTCATGGTGGACCACGCCATCCAAACCGCCAGATTGCTGGAAGGCAAGCTGCGTCAGCGGGGAGATCGTTTTAGATTGGTGCTCCAGGAGCACGAGTACTCCAATGTGTGCTTTTGGTTCATTCCGAAATCAATGAGGGTGTCCAGCCAGGAAGAAACCCCTGAATGGTGGAATCGACTTTACACT GTGGCACCGAAAATAAAGGAGCAAATGGCCCACAGTGGCACTTTGATGATCGGTTACTCTCCTCTTAAAGCAAAAAATCTGGGTAACTTTTTCCGCATGGTCTTTACTTGTTTCCCCATCCTGAAAAGCGAAGAGTTGGACTTCATTTTAGATGAAATAGAGAGATTGGGAGAAAAAATTGTCCTTTGA